A single Muntiacus reevesi chromosome 9, mMunRee1.1, whole genome shotgun sequence DNA region contains:
- the LOC136175523 gene encoding olfactory receptor 8J2-like has translation MASGNRTQVTEFILMGISDIAELQIPLFCVFLVIYGLTLAGNLGIVVLTTVDSQLQTPMYFFLKHLAIINLGNSSVIALKMLVNFLVTKKTISYYACAAQLGGFLAFVVAEIFLLAAMACDRYVAVCSPLLYLVVVCPRICLLLVALIYVYSLTTALTVSSCVFSVSFCSSNVIDHFYCDNVPLLALSCSDTYIPEIAVFTFPGTNLFFSMIVVLTSYFNIILAILRIHSSEGRQKAFSTCASHKLAVTVFYGTLLFMYLQPRTNHSLDTDKMASVFYTLVIPMLNSLIYSLRNKDVKNALKRFLDNPCQSFRLMQI, from the coding sequence ATGGCTTCAGGGAATCGCACTCAAGTGACTGAATTCATTCTAATGGGAATCTCAGATATTGCAGAACTCCAGATTCCTCTTTTCTGTGTGTTCCTGGTCATCTATGGACTGACCCTGGCAGGGAACCTGGGAATTGTCGTCCTCACCACCGTGGACTCTCAGCTTCAaacccccatgtactttttcctcaaaCACTTGGCTATCATCAATTTGGGCAATTCCTCTGTCATTGCCCTGAAAATGTTGGTTAACTTCTTGGTTACAAAGAAAACCATATCTTACTATGCATGTGCAGCCCAGCTAGGTGGATTCCTAGCTTTTGTTGTGGCTGAGATTTTCCTGCTGGCTGCCATGGCCTGTGACCGCTATGTGGCTGTTTGCAGCCCCCTGCTCTATCTGGTGGTGGTTTGTCCACGGATCTGCCTCCTCCTGGTGGCCCTTATTTACGTCTACAGTCTGACCACGGCACTGACAGTCTCCTCCTGTGTGTTTTCTGTGTCATTCTGCTCGTCCAATGTGATCGACCACTTTTACTGTGACAATGTCCCTTTGTTAGCATTGTCCTGTTCTGATACCTACATTCCAGAAATAGCAGTCTTTACATTTCCAGGGaccaatttgtttttctctatgatTGTTGTTCTAACATCCTACTTCAACATCATCCTTGCCATTTTGAGGATACACTCTTCAGAAGGGCGACAAAAAGCCTTTTCCACCTGTGCTTCTCACAAGCTGGCTGTCACCGTGTTCTACGGTACTCTTCTCTTCATGTATTTGCAACCAAGGACCAACCACTCATTAGATACTGATAAGATGGCCTCGGTCTTCTACACCCTGGTGATTCCAATGCTAAACTCCCTCATTTACAGCCTAAGGAACAAGGACGTGAAGAATGCGTTGAAGAGATTCCTGGATAACCCATGTCAGTCATTCAGattaatgcaaatttaa
- the LOC136175051 gene encoding olfactory receptor 8J2-like, with protein MAAGNHTQVTEFILMGISDLAELQIPLFCVFLVIYGLTLAGNLGIVILTSVDSQLQTPMYFFLKHLAIINLGNSSVIAPKMLVNFLVTKKTISYYACAAQLGGFIAFVVAEIFLLAAMACDRYVAVCSPLLYLVVVCPRICLLLVALIYVYSLTTALTVSSCVFSVSFCSSNVIDHFYCDNVPLLALSCSDTYIPEIAVFTFSGTNLFFSMIIVLTSYFNIILAILRIRSSEGRQKAFSTCASHMLAVTVFYGTLLFMYLQPRTNHSLDTDKMASVFYTLVIPMLNPLIYSLRNKDVKDALKRFLDSPCQSFRLMQI; from the coding sequence ATGGCTGCAGGGAATCACACTCAAGTGACTGAATTCATTCTAATGGGAATCTCAGATCTTGCAGAACTCCAGATTCCTCTTTTCTGTGTGTTCCTGGTCATCTATGGACTGACCCTGGCAGGGAACCTGGGAATCGTCATCCTCACCAGCGTGGACTCTCAGCTTCAaacccccatgtactttttcctcaagCACTTGGCTATCATCAATTTGGGCAATTCTTCTGTCATTGCCCCCAAAATGTTGGTTAACTTCTTGGTTACGAAGAAAACCATATCTTACTATGCATGTGCAGCCCAGCTAGGTGGATTCATAGCTTTTGTTGTGGCTGAGATTTTCCTGCTGGCTGCCATGGCCTGTGACCGCTATGTGGCTGTTTGCAGCCCCCTGCTCTATCTGGTGGTGGTTTGTCCACGGATCTGCCTCCTCCTGGTGGCCCTTATTTATGTCTACAGTCTGACCACGGCACTGACGGTCTCCTCCTGTGTGTTTTCTGTGTCATTCTGTTCGTCCAATGTGATCGACCACTTTTACTGTGACAATGTCCCTTTGTTAGCATTGTCGTGTTCTGATACCTACATTCCAGAAATAGCAGTCTTTACCTTTTCGGGGaccaatttgtttttctctatgatTATTGTTCTGACATCCTACTTCAACATCATCCTTGCCATTTTGAGGATACGCTCTTCAGAAGGACGACAAAAAGCCTTTTCCACCTGTGCTTCTCACATGCTGGCTGTCACTGTGTTCTACGGGACTCTTCTCTTCATGTATTTGCAACCAAGGACCAACCACTCATTAGATACTGATAAGATGGCCTCGGTCTTCTACACCCTGGTGATTCCAATGCTGAACCCCCTCATTTACAGCCTAAGGAACAAGGACGTGAAGGATGCGTTGAAGAGATTCCTGGATAGCCCATGTCAGTCATTCAGATTAATGCAAATTTAA